The following nucleotide sequence is from Pochonia chlamydosporia 170 chromosome 4, whole genome shotgun sequence.
GATGTTCCATTCTTCAACTGCCCAGATCTTCCACAGATTGACTTTACTTGAGAACATGGACCTCTTGGCGGACAAGCGAACGGCCTTGGCAGGGTTCACAGAGAGCAGCCGTCGGGAGTCTGGGGCAGAGGCTACCAGACTTGTATGCgacacaaacaaacaaacttGACACTACTGGCTGATATTGAGAGGATGTTGTAAGTGATGtgatgcaccagacgggTCCCACGCCATATGCAAGCCGGTGCCTTGGCGATATCGATTGTTTTTGCCTGGTCTTCTTGCGAGATGCGGCGATGTATCCGATTGAGAATATGGTGTCGTGGCCACGGACAGTAATACCCAGTTGTTTTGTTTGGGCCGTACTTGATTGTTGAAAGTTCTTCGACCAGTACAACCTCTTATGCTCACCAGACTGCTTTAAGAATACACGTACTTACACCGCGCCATACAAGGCTATGCTCATGCCGATCCGATGTTGCAGttggtccagatgtcccttTTAATGCCATGCACGGCACAGAAAATCCCGTGCCGCATGCCGCCAATTTTACAGGTGCGGCTAACATGGTTTAATGCGTCCGGTCTGTTCTGATGCTCCGTAACATGCGTCGGATCGTCAATCATCTTCACCGTTGTGAAGAACGTTGAACCAACAACAGGCTAACAACCTAGTAGTCGACTGCCAATCTTGGCAAATTCTGGAAAGAGGGAAACAAAGAACACCAGCCTTGCAGGGATAGGCAGCATGAGACGAGAAAGTACCAGACGCCAGTCCATACTTTTTGTGAACCCGTTGCATAATGATTTCAACGCTGACGCCTCCCTTCATTCCATGGAGAGTGTCTTTCATGCACTTGCGACCAGCGCAGACAGAGCCCATGTAAGGCgccaatctggtctggtttcTTCTGCAAGCCCCTCTCCCTGCAATTTGATCATTTGTGCGAGACCAAGGGCCTCTTTCAACCATCGAGTTTGCCCTTATCACATATCGAATTCCTTCCAGTCTTTCCCCTTCCGTGTCACCTTGGGCCGCAACGTTCGTATTATTACGTGTCAGCTCTTTACGCTCCACATTTTCAATGTATGGTGCATCCCGATTCCCGACTAGTTCGTCCTATCCATCCCCCTGACAAGACTAGTAGACGGCAAAATTGCATCTGGCAGCTGGTCCCAGAATGGTCACAGATTGACGAAATTGATTGTCGAGATGCAGGCCGGATATTACCAGCTGCTCCTTTTGCCCTATGCCGGTCTGGCCTTTTGTCTTGGGACGGGACTCTGTGGCGCTGAGCCTGAATTAACGTTAAGGCTAGTTTGCATTTGACTGCCTGTGATTAAATCCGGTTGATGTCTGGAACTCCCGTCTGGGCTGTGCGATAGTTATATGATACAGAGTCGCAGCAAATTGTGCTTTGTTCCAGTTAACGCTTTCTCCACAGCACGTTGCACTTTGGCGTGATTGATGCCAAGAACTGCGGTTCCTACAAATCACGTCTCCAGAAACAGGAGCATGGGGCGCTCGGTGATCAATCGTTACTGATCGTCTTTATCGGCGATGAGACGGAAGTAGTCATCAGGGGAAGCAGTTGTGTCGCCCTGCCATTagccacatcaccatctccttTTTTCTTTATCACAAaaattcaatgttctcttcTCGTTGCTGACGTTGTCGTTTGAGCTGGCGTTTTGTGGCTCACGGCCCTGGGCGACAAAACTCTTGGTTAGCATCTCTGATAACAGCACAGGCTTCGTGTTCGACCTATAACAAAGAGAGAATAAATAAATCTGGTCCCATTGTCAAGTCTCGGACGGAGTACGAGAAAGGGGGACTGCCACTAAGTTTGTGGCGCTCTCTTAGGCCAGCCAGCGCCCCAGCTTCAGACTGCGAGAATCCATTCGATGGTCGTATGTAATGTTTCCGGGCTGAGCTAGGGGACGCCGTACAGACAAAGCTGACCAcgacagcacttgagcatcaGCCCAGTTTGACCGAATCACCAGTCGTggtttcctttctttttcgccTCTCACGGATTGACATGTACGAGGCCTGTATCAACACACTTTGCAAGACATGATTCGATGTCGCCAGAAATTTGGGCCCTTGACCAAACAGCCAGGGACTGGAATTTGATATTTTCTGTCTCGTCACTGAAGCATCTAATTTACTAGTGCACTTCGCTTGTTGTACGTGTCGATgtcttgccttgtcttgtcccATCCGAGCTTGACCAAACTTGAACCAGACGTCTCTCACTTTCTTGTTCACCACGCGTGGCTCTCGCGACTGACTGCTCTTTCCTTTACAACGTGCCTCGCTCTGTCAACCAAAAattttcttctctcttccaCATCTTCAGCAATCATTGATTTCGTGGCTCCGCCGTCGAGCATTTAGCGTGCATCCGGGAGATTATCTCTGTTGATTACGGCTGCTACAAGGGACACCCCTGACTGAGTCCAGGTCCAGTCTGCTTTTCTGCTTTACCTTGTCTACTTTATCCTATCGACCACACTTGACACCTCGAATGCGAATCCACCAAACGATCCACGCCACTAAATCACCGCACCCACAATTAGAATGCTTGACCGGCCTGGCTGTTGACGACCAACACCCAACTCAAATAAGAGGCTCCCTGTCCCTTGACCTGTTTGTCAGGTCCCTCTGTCATTTGTTGCAGCAGCCTACGTCAAAGTGAAGCAGCGCCCGCGTATGCCTGGAATTGGGCTGTTGCAGACGGCTCCTATTCCCGAATAACGACCGTAGGGTTACGCAAGCAACGGACGCCGCAAAGCTCGGTCGCCTACAATCACCAACCATCGCCTCCAGCCTGGAGACTGGCATTTGACCCtgaacttggccttggttgagcttgtccTGGTTGCAACTCGTTGCCAGTTGCACCACAAGACTCCCGCTCGACGATCTTGCCTCTGGCCACGTTCCAATCTCCCTTGCGACAAAGTGCAATCAGTTCGTCGCAACCCAGGAAGCGACGGTCGCACTGATTTTCAACCACTACGTTTCGCCGCCTGAGGAAGAGGACCACTGTCCCACCAGCGAATTCACCACTTTCTCCTCGCATGTGGACGGTAACCACGAATTCTGCCCATCTATAAAGGACAACATGCCAAAGATGCTGGGTCCTGGACCCTTCCCAAGACGGCCGTCAGGCTTTCTACGTTATGCTGTTCTGGCTGTCGTATTCTTGACAGCCCTTTGGATGTTCCACCACAGCACTGATGACCTGGTCCGAGTTGATACACCTATGACCCATCCAGTTGGAGGGTCCAAGGAAACTACTCCCCATAgcgacaccaccaacaaggacaagcccGTCGATTCGAATCCCGTGAAGCCCCCTCCAGtagttggcggcggcagcgagAATTCTGATTCTGCAAAGACCTCAGTTGGCGACTCTCCCAAGTCGCCACCGCCCGCCAAGCAGGACGATTCCAAGCGACCCGGAGGTGGTGTGCCGGTCAAAGACTCCGAGGGTCGTCACCCGATTGACAAGCTCATTTACGATGCGCAGCGCCAGTTTGCGGCAATGTCCTCTGGAGAATCGAAAACCTTGGAGGAAGCCGCACAGGCCTATCGCAAGGCTCGTGGGAGACACCCCCCCCCTCACTTTGACAAATGGTTCGAGTACGCCCAGGCGAATAATGCCATGATTGTCGAGGGATTCTTTGACCAGGTTTATGAGGATCTCGAACCATTCTGGGGCATCGACCCAGCGCCGATGCGTCGCGAGGCAAGCCAGTTTGAAATGACCATCAATGTTCGCAATGGTACTGCCATTGCACACAGCGATTGGCCGTGGACTAAGATCTGGCTCAACATGACCAAGACGATTGAGCATTTGCTTCCTGATATGGATATTGCCTTGAATGCCATGGATGAGCCTCGGTTGGTTGTTCCATGGGAGGACATCAACGGATACATGAAGAACGCCTCGCATACACGAAAGCTACCaaaggcgaagaagatggtgaaCAAGTTCCGTTCCTGGCCACAACCAAAGACTGGATTCTTGGCTGGTGACATTGAGGACAAGAATTGGGAATCAGATGGTAAGTGTCAGCTACAACCGTCATGTGGCCCCTGAACAGATGTAGAAACTGATACAAGTCGAAACAGAGTTCTACTGGAAAATTGTTCGCCGTGGCTGCCCTCCCACGAGCCTGGCGAGAACTACGGAACTTCAAACATCGTTTGAAGAACCACCCGCTATTACCAATACCTACGCCGAACCTCACCTGTACAAGGGCTACGTTTC
It contains:
- a CDS encoding glycosyltransferase family 90 protein (similar to Myceliophthora thermophila ATCC 42464 XP_003665513.1), coding for MPKMLGPGPFPRRPSGFLRYAVLAVVFLTALWMFHHSTDDLVRVDTPMTHPVGGSKETTPHSDTTNKDKPVDSNPVKPPPVVGGGSENSDSAKTSVGDSPKSPPPAKQDDSKRPGGGVPVKDSEGRHPIDKLIYDAQRQFAAMSSGESKTLEEAAQAYRKARGRHPPPHFDKWFEYAQANNAMIVEGFFDQVYEDLEPFWGIDPAPMRREASQFEMTINVRNGTAIAHSDWPWTKIWLNMTKTIEHLLPDMDIALNAMDEPRLVVPWEDINGYMKNASHTRKLPKAKKMVNKFRSWPQPKTGFLAGDIEDKNWESDEFYWKIVRRGCPPTSLARTTELQTSFEEPPAITNTYAEPHLYKGYVSNYTKSVQVCHQPDLQGLEGILIRPLSTKSTKVMFPMFGGSKLTVNNEILMPAPMYYAEEERFLGSGDHGVEWSQKEKKIIWRGVATGGRNKETNWRGFQRHRFVAMNNGTKIARVESGEDRAENFVLPAKEYGVQAQTDKKLGPWVDEFADVGFIDLMCHTPHSGNHCNYTDFYYHPIKGIKLSTQFNNKYLPDIDGNSFSGRYLGFLRSTSLPIKSTIFREWHDSRLVPWKHFVPMDNRFGDYYGIMEYFRGYEGRNAHDKTAEKIAMEGKEWAERVLRKEDMQIYILRLLLEYARVMDDDRETMGWVDDVVKNPSLEKSWSWWW